Part of the Natrialbaceae archaeon AArc-T1-2 genome, GGGTGGCGAGCCCGCCTGGGGAGAGTACACCGAGATCGGGCTTTACTGGCTGTTGACGCCGGTCATGGTCGCCCCACCGTCGTACGTGTTCACGAAGCTCCTCCTAAGCGATCGCGTGTCGAACCAACGGATACTTCCGGTGTTCGTCGCGTTCGTCGCGGTAATCGTCGTCCACATGGAGTTTCTGCTGCTCGGATCGTCCGGCGAAGAGGCATCCATTGCCGATACCGCAGCCGCCACCCTCGCGGACGGTGCGTTCGTTGCCGAGGTAGCGTTCACGGTCGTCGTCGCCGCCGTGATGGCGCTGTACACGGCGAGGGCGTTCGGTCGCCACCCGTTCCGTACGCAACGGCGCTTTCTGTTGGCACTCGGTGGGTTAGTCGCGTTCACCGCTGGTGCCGGCAAAGTCGGTCTCGCCGTCGGTCCCCTGTTGCCGCTTGCAGACGACGTCTGGGGGACCGTCCCGATCACCGCCATCCTTCTTTTCGGCGGCGTGGGCATTCTTGCGGGCTCGTGGATGCTCGCCCCGCGAATGATCAAAGCGCTCTCGCAGGACTACGCGATGCTCGGTCCGGATCGATCGATCGGCGTGCTCATCCCCTCGTTCGTGATCGCTCAACTCGGCGTCTTCTTCGGCATCCCGATGTCGTTCAACGAGATTTTCATCAGTGCCATCGTCGGAACCGGATACGCCGCCGGTGGCAGCGGCGTGAGCCGGGAGAAGTTGTTCTACACGACCGTGATCTGGATTGGATCGATCATCTTCTCGCTGGTGGTCGGTTACGTCGCGTTCATGGGCGTCGAAATGGCGATCGAAGCGCTGTAACGAACGCCGCCGACGTGAGGCCTTCTCGCCTCTGATGTACCGTATCGACGCCTCGACGTCGAAAGATGGTTCGGTTTGGTCGCGTCGTCTTCGATCGAGTCTGCATCGCGTACCCACCGAGTGACACACCCCGTGGTGTGTGTCTGATACTATCGGTCATAAATACGCAAACACGTCGTGTGTCAGACCGGTCCGACACACGCTGAACGGCCGCATCCACGCCAGGCTCCGTTCATAGAGTCATGAGCTCGTAAGCGAACAGCTGAACGATGAATGCGGATCGGTTCGATCTTCCTGCCGGATTCGGCCAAGCAGAAGAATGAGACGCGACCGCAGATTACTCGGTTACCTGATCGCTCGCTCGAGGCTGACTGTTACTGCTCTCGAGCAGCGTTGCAGCGGCGTTGATGCGTCCGGCAGTACGTCCTGCGAGTCTCCGGAACGCATGCCGGGCCTGGCCGCCGTCGTCTCTAATCGCGATCGGCGCGACGGTCTCCTGTTGCCGGCGTTCGCGCTCGGTTTGGGGCAGCTGCAGCCGACCGAGTAGCGGAATGTCGATCCCAGGAGCGCCCGCTCCGTCCTGTTCGACCGTTCCTAGCTCCGAATCGATCGGGATCTGACCGAGCACGGGCACGTCGAACTCGCCTGCCAGCCTCTCTCCACCGCCCGTTCCGAAGATGTCGTGGACGGTGCCACAGTCGTCACACGCGAACGTGCTCATGTTCTCGACGATCCCCAGGATCGGGACGTCGTAGTCGACGAAGCCCTCGAGCGCACGCTTTGCGTCTGCAACGGCGACGTCCTGTGGCGTCGTGACGATGACCGCGCCGGTGACCGGAAGCGACTGGACGAGCGCAAGGTGTGCGTCCCCGGTGCCGGGTGGGAGGTCGACGAACAGGTAATCGAGTGATCCCCACTCGACGTCGTCGAACAGCTGTTTGATGAAATCGGTCACGAGCGGGCCCCGCCAGATGACCGGGTCGTCTTCCTCCGTGACGAAACCCATGCTCATCACGTTGATCCCGTAGGCCTCCTGCGGGACCATCTGGTCGTCGAGCGTCGGCTCGGGCGCTCGCTCGGACAGTCCAAGCATCGTCGGCGCGTTCGGTCCGTAGACGTCGGCATCGAGTAGCCCGACGTCAGCACCGGCGTCTGCGAGCGCCGCCGCGAGGTTGACCGCGACCGAACTCTTTCCGACGCCGCCTTTGGAGCTTCCGACAGCGATGACGTGTGTCACGTCCGGGATAATGTCGGCCTCTGTCCCCGGGTCGACGGGGTCGGGCTGCCAGTCGACCTCGACGGTATCGATCTCGGTACGGTTCGTGACCGCGGCGTTGAGTTCACGTTCGAGCGACTCCCGTAGCTCGGCGGACGGGACCGGGATTGTCACCGGAATCGTCGCCACATCGCCGTCGCCGGCGACGGTGACCGGTCCGATCGCCTCGAGCGCGACGAGATCGTCCGTCAGCGCGTCCCGTCCGACGCCTGCTGCCTGGATCGCAGCTTCGACGTCGTCGTTTTCCGCGGGAGTCGTCTCGTCGATCATCAGTCGTCGTCGTGAACCGGGCTACGGGAGTCGACGTCCCATCGCTCGGATCGCCCGATCGGGCCGTCGGCGTACCAGGCGTCGTCCTCGCCGTCCCCGGTTGGGGGTGAGAACGGTCGCTTGAGCCACTTCGGCCGCCGGAGGTTGTTCGGTCCCGGTGCCGGTTCGGTCTTGTCGACCCACTCGCGGTAGATCTCGAACGCGCGGTCGGTGTCGACGTAGACGTCGCCGTAGTGGTCGTCTCCTTCGGCCGGTCGGACGGTCACCTTCTGGTGCCAGCAGTGCATCCCCGAGATCGGGTCCGGATGTGGCGCGTGGGTCAGGTTCTGGGCGACACCGCCGTCGTTCCACCAGACCCGTTCGCTGTCCGGATCGGTGCTCTCGAACGGCTTGATGCCTTCGGCCTGTCGCAGTCCCCACTGGCTATTCTCCGAGTCGAGGTCAACGGTGACCTTGCCGTACGGATCGCCACCTTCTTCGATATCGCGGTTGTCGTCACGGTTTATCTTCCACTGGCCCATGTGGTGGCTCATTGCCACGATTCCGGGTTTGATCGACTCCGTCACCCACACCTCGTTGACGAAGTAGCCGATCTCGGTGACCACCCGGACGAGATCGCCCGTCTCGACGCCCATCCGTGCGGCGTCGTCGGTGTGTATCCACACCGGGTTCTTATGCGAGATCTCCTCGAGATATTTCGAGTTCGACGATCGGGAGTGGATCTGTGTCGGCAGCCGGAACGTCGGCACCAGCACCCGCTCGCCGTTCTCGTAGTCGATCTCGTCGGGGTGGACGTGGGATTTGATGTAGTGTGGCAGCGTGTACTCGGGATCGTCGAGGCCCCACTCGGCCATCGTCTTCGAGTAGAACTGCTGTTTGCCCGTCGGCGTCGGGAACCCACGTTTGGGCTCGCCGTCGACCATCACGCCCAGCATGTCCGAGCCGTCCATCTCGGAGTAGGTGTCCGGTTTCTCGCCGCGGCGGATCGTTCCGTAGTCGTCGACGTAGACGTCGTCTTCCTCGAGGATCGACTCGTCGAGTGTCTCCTCGTGGATCTCGTACTCGTTCGTCGAGGCTTCGAACGCCCCGTAGTGTTTCATGTACTCGAGTGGCTCCATGCCCGCCTCTTCGGCTTCCTCGACGAGCCGCTCGTCGTTTTCGAAGACGTAGCGGTAGTACTCGTCGATCGTCATCTGAGCCGGCTCGCCGTCTTCGCCGTCGCGGTAGGGGCTCTCGAAGTGTTCACGGATACCGAGCTCGCCGTCCTCGTCGACGCGCCAGGACAGATCCATCCAGAACTCGTCTTCCTCCCAGACCTCGCCGGGGTTGGCCTCGTAGGTGCGCTCGACGTCTTCGCCTTCGCGTTCAGCGAACTCGCGGTGGACGGGCTGGCGGTAGGTCACCCACGTGGCGGCGTGGGTCTCTTGGCTCTGGATGTCGTGGCGTTCCGGCGAATGACCCATCGGCAGGACGTAGTCGGCGAAGTAGGCCGTCTCGTTCCACGTCGGGGTGAGCGCGACGTGCATGCCGACCTTGTCCTCGTCGGTCAGTGCCTCGATCCAGGAGAAGCCGTCGGGGTAGGTGTAGACGGGGTTGAACACCCGCGTGAAGTACACCGAGAGCTCTCCGCGGCCCTCCTTGAGGAAGTACGGCAGCAGCTGGCTGAGCTCGTAGTGGGCGAAGGGCCACTCCTGGGGCAGCTGGAGCTCGTCCCAGAGTTTCTGCCGCGGTGGCTCGTTGGGCAGTTCGGGATCGTAGGCGTGCCAGGCGTTCGGCGAGGTTCCTCCTTTCGTGCCGACGCTGCCGGTCAGCACGGACAGGAAGTGAAGCGTCCGAGAGACCTGCCAGCCGCCTTCGTTGCCCGACGCTGCCGAGCGCCAGATGTGACTCGCGAACCGGTCGCCGGCGCGACCGATCTTTCGTGCGACCGTCTGGATCTTCTCGGCGTCGACGCCGGTTTCGGCTTCCGCGTACTTCGGCGTGAAGTCGGCGTAGACGTCCTCTCGCAGGAGGTCGATGTACGCATCGAAGTCGTGACCGACGTCGGGATACTTCTCGTCGAGGAACTGCTCCCAGTTGACCCAGTTCCGGACGAACTCGGCGTCGTAGAGATCCTCGTCGAGGATGGTCCTTGCCATCGAGAGCAAGCCGGCGGCCTCGCTGCCGGGTTGGGTCGGCAGCCAGTAGTCGGACATCGCTGCCGTATTCGACAGCCGCGGATCCATCACCGCCAGCTGTCCGCCATCCTGCATTCCCTCCATGATCCGCTGGGCGTGCGGGTTGAAGTAGTGGCCCGACTCGAGGTGAGCCGACAGCAACAGGATGAACTCGGCGTTGGCGAAGTCACCGCTCGGGCGATCGTACTTGTGCCAGAGCGCATAGCCCGTACGGGCACCCGAGCTGCAGATGTTGGTGTGGGAGTTGTGACCGTCGAGTCCCCACGCGTTGATCACCCGGTCCATGTAGTCTTCGTGGCCTGGACGACCGACGTGGTAGGTAATTTCGTTTTCGCGGCCGTCCTCGATGGTCTCGCGCATCTCGCTTGCGATGTCGTCTAGGGCCTCGTCCCAGGACACCTGGGTCCACTGGCCACTTCCGCGCGGCCCGTCGCGCTTGAGCGGGTGGAGGATCCGGCCGGTGTCTTCGAGCTGGTTGATCGTCGCCGGTCCCTTCGCGCAGTTTTTACCCCGGCTGCCGGGGTGTTCGGGGTTGCCCTCGATCTTGCGGATCTCGCCGGTCTCCTTGTCGATGTAGGTCAACAGCCCACAGCCGGCCTCGCAGTTGAAACAGGCCGTCGGCACCAGCGAGTAGTCACGGGGTTCGCCCGTCTCGTCGTACTCAGTCCAGTTGTTCCACTGGTCGGGGCCGGGGTAGGAGCCGAGATGGCCCTCCTTGGCAATCGGGTCGACGTCGCCGTTGACGCCGCGTCGCTGGCGCTGTTTTTTCGTTTCTTCGGTCCTGTTAGACAGGATGCCGAGCTTCTGTGCCACTTTCTCGATCGTACTTGGGTCGAATTGTGTTCCCATAGTGGTATACGGACGAAATTTTCTGTTGGAAGGTTGAGTTGGACGTGTGTTACGCGAGCGAAATCGTTTGCGGAGCGATGATCCAGCAGTACTCGAACGCGAACAGTCCAATCAGCGCGAGCACGCCGGCGGCTGCGACCAGCGGTGCGCTCGCACCGACTGCGAGCACGGCGAGCGGGGCGACGATACCGACGACGATACCGCCGAGCCAGAACGCGGTCTTGAAGCGTCCTTTCGTGATCCGGGCCGCTGCCTCCTCGGCGTCCTCGGTCTGGTGTGGCGTAAAGATCTCTGAGGCGATCAACACGACGTGAGCGACCAGTCCGGCGGCGAGTGCCATCGCGGACGGGCCGACGAGTTGATCGAACGCGACCAGGCCCATGATGCCGGTCGTTGCCGCGCCGGCGACGACCGCCTGCACGAAGATGTGAAGCGGCATGGCCGGGCTCTGCCAGAGGTCACGTCCCTTCGATTGGCTAAGCAGGAATGCGGTGTAGACTGCAGTCGCCGCTCCGAGGATGGCGCTGATTCCGAGCGAGACCGGGTGGACGACCGCCTGGACCTCGAGTAGCCAGCCGACGACGAGCAGACCGATCCATGCGCCGGCAGCGCTGATGATGTAGGCTCCTTTCACCAGCCAGGAGTTCCAGTTCGGGCGTAACAACACCCAGTGGAACCGCTGGGGCTGATCCAGGTCGAGGATGAGGAGAATCCCGGTCAGTCCGAGGAAGACGCCGCTGACGAGCGCGCTCACGCCCATTAGCGTGATACTGGTCTCGATGATCCCACCGAGCATGAGCAACGCCGGCAGCAACAACGCGCCGGCGGAGATCGACTTCGTCCAGGTGTAGGAGTACACCTCCCAGCCCCAGGACGCGTAGTGGTCCTCGCCGACGTCGTAGACGCGTTTAGCTTCCTCGTGGAGCAGTTCGTAGGCCTCTTCCATCCGGCCACTGCTTCCGGTAGCGACGCCGCCGTCGGAGGCGAACGACGCGTCGTCGTTGCAGCCACAGTTGGCGCTGTTACAGCCACCGTCGGCACGCGCGTCGGCTTCGACTTTCGAGTCGTCAGAGCCTGCCGATCCGCTACGAGAGAAGGTGACGTCGGATTCGGCAAGCGACTTCGCCGCTTTCTCGATGTCGAAATCCTCGCGTTTGCCACCCTCGACTTCGATGTCGGATGGCGCGTCGCTCCACATGTAGTGTTCTTCCCTGGCGGTCGTCCCCGGGGTGATGCTGCCTTCGTCCCCGTTGACGTAGGACAGGTTTGGCTCGGTACCTTTCTCTGGCTTGCGTGCCTGTGTCTCCTGTCGGGACTTGACCTCCGAGATCTCGGTCTCGGGGTTTTCCAGGTCCCCAGCGATGATCGCATCCTCCGGACAGACGGTCACACACGCAGGCTCCCGACCGGAATCGACGCGGTGGGAACAGTAGTTACACTTCGCTGCGGTCGACGTCTCCGGATCGATGTACAATGCGTCGTAGGGACAACCCTGCATACAGGCTTTACAGCCGATACACCGTTCCGTATCGAAGTCGACGATCCCGTCTTCCCGCTCCCAGAGTGCGGTGACGGGACAGACGTCGGTACACGGGGAGTCGGCACAGTGGTTACAACGAATCACCGAGAAGTTCCGATTCGTGTTCGGGAACTCGCCCTTCTCGATGTATTTCACCCAGGTCTTGTTGACCCCGATTGGATCGTCGTGCTCGGCCTTGCATGCAACAGTACATGCATGACAACCGATACATCGACGGTTATCGATGACAAATCCGTAGTTTGTGATAGTGCTCACCTCGTTGGCGTGGCTGCATCTCATTGTTGACGTACCTTAACGCTTGCGAACGTTGCACAACATACCACGCGACAAATTGCGTCGAGCTGTGTGCTCGAGTGGCTTTCGATGCCGCGTCCCGATGGTGATCGATCGTCGACGTCGACAGCCGGTGCGAGCACGCTGGTAACGTCGCCTCTCTCACAGCTGGCGTGCCAGCAAAAGATATATCACATCCCCCACCATCGCCCTAACCGAATGGAAGAGAGCATCTCGGGATTCAAGACCAACGGTGACTGGGGCGACGTCGTCGAACACGGCGAACGCATCACCCAGGCACTCGTTGAAGTCGGCGTCTCCGACCTCGAGACCGACCTCGAGACCGCCTTCGAGGAGTGGGACGACTGGCGGCCAAAAGCCCACGAACGTCTCGAGACCGACGTCAACGAAAAAACCGCAGAGCAGGCCCACCTTGAGGAGGGCGAAGGCGAAAAAGCCGGGAAGGGCCCCGGCGACGACATTCGAACCGCCGGCGAGAAGCTCACGGAGTCGTACGAACGACTCGACGACGACGACACCGAGCAGGCGGTGCGTGGCTGGAAGAAGTCTGTCGGGTTCGTCAGACGGGCAGCCGACACCGCCGGCCGGAAAGCAGTCCGACGGTTCGAGGACACGGTCTACCAGCGCGTGATGACACAGATGTCGCCGTACTACTTCGATAACGAGCTCGTCAGCGCAAACATCCAGCAGACGAGTCGCGGCAACGGTGACGAGTTCGTGTTCGAGGTGAACATCAACGACGACGAGCTGAAGTCGGAGGTATCCGATGCGCTCGCTGTGTTCGACGACGAGATCGACCGCTGGCACGTCGAAGTCGAGAAAGACACCGATAGCGCCGAGGTCATTGAGGGGGCCGAACCGCCGCCGGAGTTCGACGACCCCTCGCGGCCGACGCGAAACTGAGAGCGACGCAGAGTTGTTCTACCGACGTCACGACCCGGCCCAGTCACACCGTTGATGGCAGGGCGTATCCGACCACGACAATCACGGCCGAGAGCGCGCCCAACGCGAGAAACGCAGCCGAAAACGAGCCGATATCAACCACCAGCCCAGTGGCCACTGGGCCGACCGCGCCAAAGCCGATGTACACAGTCCGAACGACGCCGTATCCGGTACCCTGAATCGACGACGGAAAGGCGTTCACCAGATACGAGTGTGCCGGCGGAAAACAGCCCAACAACGCACTGAGAAATGCGACGCCGAGCAGGACAGCTCCGAGCCCGTCTGCCACGAGCATCATCGCGAATCCCGGCAAGCTCAGCGACGCGAATACACCGATGGTCGTTCGGACACCGATCCTGTCAGCGAGGAGTCCGGCCACGAGCTGTGCGAGCACTGCCACTGCGAAAAATCCGCCGTAGACCGCGGCCGCTTCGCTCGAGGAGGCGCCTTTCGAGTCGACCAGGTACGTCGGGAGGAATCCGGTGAGGCTCTGGTAGACGACCATCAACGCGAGAAGCAGCCCCGTCCCGACGTAGACGGGCGGGCTGGTGAGAGCACCGCCGGCTCTGGCGACTAGCTCGCGAGCCGGACTCGAGGATGGTCGAGGCGAGGCCGTGGCGGGTATCGTCAGCCACAGCCCGACGGTGACGACGACGAGAAGCGGTGCGAGAAACCCGAGGCCGAGTCGCCAGCCAACGTACGCGCTCGAGACTCCGGCGACGACGGGAAAGACGGCATTACCGACGTTTCCTGCCGCCTGGCTCACGCCGATCGCCGTCGAATCGTTGTCGGGATACGCATTCGAGAGAACGGTGACCCGGCTCGTACCGTAGATCCCCGTCCCGGCTCCCATCACGAACGTCGCGAGGACGAGCAACCCGAAAAGCGGCGAGACGATCACCGCACAGATTCCGACCGCGGTGAGCGCCGTTCCGGCGACGAGAGCCGTTCGTTCGGTCGTCACGTCCGCCAACAGTCCGCCCGGAAACTGCGTGATCCCGTACGCCGCCCAGACGAGTCCGACGAGCACGCCCGCCGTCGTGTATCCGAACGCGAACTCGAGGCGGATCTCCGGGAGCAACGCCGGATAGACGATCCGGGTACCGATCGTAAGCGCCCAGCCAAGCGAGACGGTGAGAAGGATCCACCCCTGGCCGTCGTTCCAGAGCGTACGCCAGAGGCGTTGCCCTCGTTGGCGGACGCCCGAGGCGGTAGTTTCGGCCATCCTATGCGAACCGTTCGTCCACCTGAGCCCGACTACCGTGCTGGCGATAGACGTCGTGGTCGAACGACGTGTCGGTTCGCAACGGAGCGTCTCCGCTCGGGATCGGGCGTCGACCGGCACCTTCGATCGAGCCACGGCGAGTCCTCACGAGCGGTCTCCGCTCCCGCTTCGGGTTATTTCTCCCGCTCGATAGCATCCATAACCGTCACGAGATCGTCGAGATACCGCATCGCCTTCCAGACGTCGACGAGACGCGCCATTACGGTCTGTTGACTGATGCTGTCTGGGTAGATACGACACTCGAGGAAGATCCGTTGCATCTCCGCAAAGTGCACGTTCGCTCCGGTTTCGTCGGTAAAGCCGTAGATGACGGGAACGGTCGTGAGAGTTTCGCGAACGCGACTGACGAGCTCGCCCCGATCCGATTCGGACAGTCCCTGGATCCGCGATTGGATCTGATCGTCGTACTCGATCTCCTGTCCGATCAGGATCGGTCCGCCCGGTTCCCTGTAAATGATGTGGATCATGATGTTGGACATCTCGACGAGTAGATTGACGTCCGCCTCGGGATCGGGCATCGTATCCACCGATTCGACGAGTTCGTTGTCGATCCAACCCCGGATCGTGTCTTCGGTAATCCGATCGGCCATGGGCAGACTACTGAACGACGGTATATAAGAGTGGAGGATGTCGGAGCCCGCCTCGACCGATCGCGTTCTCACGTCGATTCGCTCAGGTCTGATCCGCCTTTGATCGGCGCATCGACCAGATTCCCCCACTCGATCCACGACCCGTCGTAGTTAGAGACGTCCGGATAGTTGAGCAGCTCCGAGAGAACGAACCAGATCAACGCCGACCGCCAGCCGACGTGACAGTATGCAATCACTCTATCGTGTGGGTATATGTCCTTTTCATGAAATATGTCTTCGAGCTGACTTCGCTCTTTGAACTCGCCGCTGTCGTCGAGCACCGATGTCCACTCGAGGTGGATCGTCTGCGGAATGCGGCCCGTGTTCCTCGCCTCTGGCAGGTCGGGAATCGGACAGGCGCTTTCGCCCGTAAACTCTTCGGCCGTCCGGACGTCGAGCAACGCCGCGTCCTGTTCGAGTGCCTCTTCGATGTCGTGTCGGTACGCTCGAATTCGCTCGTTGGACGGATGGGCGGAGTACTCCGTTTTCGTGGTCGACGGTTCGTGTTCGACGAGCTGACCCCCGTTCTCTTGCCAGCGCTCTTTCCCCCCCTCGAGCAAGCGCACGTCGGTGTGTCGATAGTACTTGAACAGCCAGTAGAGATACGCCGCGAGCTGGTTCTGTCTCGTACTGTAGATGACGACCGTACTGTTTTCCGTGATCCCACGAGTGCTCATGCGGTTTTCGAACTCCGGCCTGTCGACCAGCGTGTGTCGTCCCGGCTCGTTGAAATCTTCAGTGACGTCTACCTGTACGGCACTGGGAATGTGCCCCTGGTCGTACTCGTCGTCTGCCTCGATGAGCCGTAACTCGGGATTATCGCGTTCGAACTCGTCGAGGTTGTCCTCGACCCACTCCGCCGACACCAGCGGCGATGGTTGTTCGCCCGAGCGAGTGTTGGCCCGGTCCGTTGACGTCAGGCTATAGAGGTTCTTTCGTCTGTCCTCCTCGAGTGGGATGCTCTCGATGAGGTCTGCTTTGTGCAGTTTCTCGAGACCCGATCGTGCCGTCCGTGACGACAGTAGTGTCTCCTCGCTTAGCGAATGCAGCGTCATGGGGCCGTTTCTCGCCAACGTCTGGTATATGAGCTTCGAACTCGGGGGCAAGTCCTCGAGGGTTTCCCTGACCTGATCGCTCGACTTTTTGGAGTTCATCGTCGGGGGCTGTTGATACGTATTCACACACGTCCTTAATACTCTTGTCAAAATTTTCTGACGGGAGTTACCAATAAGCGTGATCGGTTACTGAACGTATTGCGCTGGATGTCCGGATAATTAGACGGCGCTGTCGCGCCTGATCGGCGATCCTCGTACCTGGACTCGATGCGAATCTGATATTTCTGGGAGACAATAACTGAATTGATAGGATGAGATTGCTATCAATCGTGTGGATGGAACCGTTTCACGGCTCGATCGACCGCGTCAACCTGTCCGATGAAGGTAACCCGATCGCACGGACGGAGCTCGTGATCGCCCGTCGGGACTTCCGTTTCGCCGCTTTCACGGGTTACGAGCCCGACGATACAGCCGTCGGGAATCTCAGCGTTGACCTCGGAGATCGTCTTTCCGACCAGATCCGAGGCGGTCACTTCGATCTCCTGGACGTCCCCGGTCCGCCCGAGTTCGTTCATCCAGGCCGACAGCGAGGGACGCTCTAAGACGTTCTCGAGCGACCAGGCGGTCGCCATCGAGAGATCGATCGCGCGAACTCCCAGTGATTCGAACGCCTCGACGTTGTCGGGTTGGTTGACCCGCGAGGCGAGCGTGGAGACGCCGAACGACGTCTTCGCGAGCTGACAGACCAGCAGGTTGACGTCGTCGTCCGGCGACACGGCGATGACCGTCTTCGCGTCCCCGGCGTCGGCACGTTCTAAGACGTCGGCGTCGGTACCGTCGCCCTTGACGGTCCGGAAGCCACGGTTGCGTGCTTCTTCGACGGCGTCTGGATCGGGGTCGACGATGAGTACGTTCTCTCCATCCTGTTCGAGGCGTTCCGCGAGCGAGAGGCCGACTCGCCCCCCGCCGACGATTATCGTGTGCATTGGTGATACCTCGAGGTAGTTTGCGATCTGTCGTGCGAGGCCGGCCTGGAGGACGACCGTCGCGAAGATGATCAGGAAGACGGTTCCGGCGAGTAGCTGGGCCTCCTGGGGCCGGCCGAGCGCCTCCAGCTCGACGGCAAACAGCGTCGCGACGCTCGCCGGGATGATGCCACGGGGGCCGACCGCGCTGAGAAACAGTTGCTCTCTGGTCGTGAATCGCTCGTCAGTCGTCGAAAGGTAGATCACTGCCGGCCGAAGCACCAGCGTAACTGCGACCACGATGGCGAGTCCGGCGAGCCCCAGTGTGCGGATGTCGTCGAAGTCGATCAGGGCCGCCAGCGCGACGAAGATAAACGAGAGGACGACGACCGAGAGGTCGTCCAGGAAGTCGATGACCGCTTCGTGGTGGGGAAGGTCGACGTTTCCCAGGGCGAACCCGGCCATCGCAGCGGCGGCGATCCCCGTCTCGCTCGCGATCAGCTCCGCACTCCCGTAGGCGACGATGACCCCGGCGAGGACGACCAACCGCGCGTGAAGCGGTCCGTCACTCGGCGTGAGATTGCTACGGGTGAGCAACAGCCACACGCTGCCGGCGACGAGTGCTCCGACCGCCAGTCCGAGGAGGAGCCGCTGGAGGAAGTCAACGACCAACAGCG contains:
- a CDS encoding MFS transporter, translated to MAETTASGVRQRGQRLWRTLWNDGQGWILLTVSLGWALTIGTRIVYPALLPEIRLEFAFGYTTAGVLVGLVWAAYGITQFPGGLLADVTTERTALVAGTALTAVGICAVIVSPLFGLLVLATFVMGAGTGIYGTSRVTVLSNAYPDNDSTAIGVSQAAGNVGNAVFPVVAGVSSAYVGWRLGLGFLAPLLVVVTVGLWLTIPATASPRPSSSPARELVARAGGALTSPPVYVGTGLLLALMVVYQSLTGFLPTYLVDSKGASSSEAAAVYGGFFAVAVLAQLVAGLLADRIGVRTTIGVFASLSLPGFAMMLVADGLGAVLLGVAFLSALLGCFPPAHSYLVNAFPSSIQGTGYGVVRTVYIGFGAVGPVATGLVVDIGSFSAAFLALGALSAVIVVVGYALPSTV
- a CDS encoding DUF2299 family protein, translating into MADRITEDTIRGWIDNELVESVDTMPDPEADVNLLVEMSNIMIHIIYREPGGPILIGQEIEYDDQIQSRIQGLSESDRGELVSRVRETLTTVPVIYGFTDETGANVHFAEMQRIFLECRIYPDSISQQTVMARLVDVWKAMRYLDDLVTVMDAIEREK
- a CDS encoding sulfurtransferase, which produces MTLHSLSEETLLSSRTARSGLEKLHKADLIESIPLEEDRRKNLYSLTSTDRANTRSGEQPSPLVSAEWVEDNLDEFERDNPELRLIEADDEYDQGHIPSAVQVDVTEDFNEPGRHTLVDRPEFENRMSTRGITENSTVVIYSTRQNQLAAYLYWLFKYYRHTDVRLLEGGKERWQENGGQLVEHEPSTTKTEYSAHPSNERIRAYRHDIEEALEQDAALLDVRTAEEFTGESACPIPDLPEARNTGRIPQTIHLEWTSVLDDSGEFKERSQLEDIFHEKDIYPHDRVIAYCHVGWRSALIWFVLSELLNYPDVSNYDGSWIEWGNLVDAPIKGGSDLSEST
- a CDS encoding cation:proton antiporter, whose protein sequence is MLLAAVALILALGVGSRVLADRLRIPSVLFLILAGILIGPEGIGIVSRATFGDGLTAIVGVCVAIILFEGGYHLRLEKLRESPSAMIRLVTVGAVVTWLGTAVAVITFLETSLEVGLLVGALLIATGPTVVGPILQVVTVRDHVASLLEGEGIINDVTAAILVVVVFEVLVAGNGGWALLVVDFLQRLLLGLAVGALVAGSVWLLLTRSNLTPSDGPLHARLVVLAGVIVAYGSAELIASETGIAAAAMAGFALGNVDLPHHEAVIDFLDDLSVVVLSFIFVALAALIDFDDIRTLGLAGLAIVVAVTLVLRPAVIYLSTTDERFTTREQLFLSAVGPRGIIPASVATLFAVELEALGRPQEAQLLAGTVFLIIFATVVLQAGLARQIANYLEVSPMHTIIVGGGRVGLSLAERLEQDGENVLIVDPDPDAVEEARNRGFRTVKGDGTDADVLERADAGDAKTVIAVSPDDDVNLLVCQLAKTSFGVSTLASRVNQPDNVEAFESLGVRAIDLSMATAWSLENVLERPSLSAWMNELGRTGDVQEIEVTASDLVGKTISEVNAEIPDGCIVGLVTRESGETEVPTGDHELRPCDRVTFIGQVDAVDRAVKRFHPHD